Proteins from a single region of Stappia sp. ES.058:
- a CDS encoding trimethylamine methyltransferase family protein: MSEQAERAGRRGRAARTQKRRGAEAGASIPYISRNLPLYDILSDEGAETIEANADRLLSEIGLEFRDDPETLKIWKDAGADVDGERVRFPKGLLRELIKTAPAQFTQHARNPARNVEIGGNNTVFAPVYGPPFVTDLDRGRRYGTIEDFRNFVKLAYASPFLHHSGGTVCEPVDLPVNKRHFDMVYSHLKYSDKPFMGSVTAPERAEDSVAMARLVFGDAFVDENCVMIQLINANSPLVFDATMLGALKVYAAANQACIVSPFILAGAMSPVTVAGTLAQLLAEALAGCALTQLVRPGAPVVFGAFVSSISMQSGAPTFGSPEGTLLLNGAAKLARRAGLPFRSGGSFTASKTPDAQSAQESTQTIMATVLSGVNFALHSAGWLEGGLCSSYEKFVMDADQLGMMHVLAKGIDLSEEAQAMDALAEVGPGGHFLGAAHTQRNFETAFYRSSIADNNSYEQWSADGGLDAGIRANNKWKQVLASYEAPALDEAIDEALISFMSQRKAEFPDSNI; this comes from the coding sequence ATGAGCGAACAGGCAGAGCGCGCGGGACGGCGCGGACGGGCGGCACGCACGCAAAAGCGGCGCGGCGCGGAAGCGGGTGCGAGCATTCCCTACATCTCGCGCAACCTCCCACTCTACGACATCCTGAGCGACGAGGGCGCGGAAACCATCGAGGCCAACGCCGACCGGCTGCTCTCCGAGATCGGGCTGGAGTTCCGCGACGATCCCGAGACGCTGAAGATCTGGAAGGACGCCGGCGCGGATGTCGACGGCGAGCGGGTGCGCTTTCCCAAGGGGCTACTGCGCGAGTTGATCAAGACGGCACCGGCGCAATTCACCCAGCACGCCCGCAACCCGGCGCGCAATGTGGAGATCGGCGGCAACAACACCGTCTTCGCGCCGGTCTACGGCCCGCCCTTCGTGACCGACCTCGACCGGGGACGACGCTACGGCACGATCGAGGATTTCCGGAACTTCGTGAAGCTGGCCTATGCCTCGCCCTTTCTGCATCATTCGGGCGGCACCGTGTGCGAGCCGGTCGACCTGCCGGTCAACAAGCGCCATTTCGACATGGTGTATTCCCACCTGAAATACTCCGACAAGCCGTTCATGGGGTCGGTCACCGCCCCGGAGCGTGCGGAGGATTCCGTCGCCATGGCGCGGCTTGTGTTCGGCGACGCCTTCGTCGACGAAAACTGCGTGATGATCCAGCTGATCAACGCCAACTCGCCGCTTGTCTTCGACGCGACGATGCTTGGCGCGCTCAAGGTCTATGCCGCCGCCAACCAGGCCTGCATCGTCTCGCCCTTCATCCTTGCCGGCGCGATGAGCCCCGTGACCGTGGCCGGCACGCTGGCCCAGCTGCTCGCCGAGGCGCTGGCCGGCTGCGCGCTCACCCAGTTGGTGCGCCCCGGCGCGCCGGTCGTCTTCGGCGCCTTCGTTTCCTCCATCTCCATGCAGTCGGGCGCGCCCACCTTCGGCTCGCCGGAGGGCACATTGCTGCTCAATGGCGCGGCGAAGCTTGCACGCCGCGCAGGACTTCCGTTCCGCTCCGGCGGGTCCTTCACCGCCTCCAAGACCCCGGACGCGCAATCGGCGCAGGAATCCACCCAGACGATCATGGCGACCGTCCTGTCGGGGGTGAACTTCGCCCTCCATTCCGCCGGCTGGCTGGAAGGCGGGCTTTGCTCGTCCTATGAGAAATTCGTCATGGATGCGGATCAACTCGGAATGATGCATGTGCTGGCCAAGGGCATCGATCTGTCCGAGGAGGCACAGGCGATGGATGCGCTGGCGGAGGTCGGTCCCGGCGGGCATTTCCTCGGCGCCGCCCACACCCAGCGCAACTTCGAAACCGCCTTCTACCGTTCGTCGATCGCCGACAACAATTCCTACGAACAATGGAGCGCGGATGGCGGACTGGATGCCGGAATTCGGGCGAATAACAAATGGAAACAGGTACTTGCAAGCTACGAGGCGCCTGCGCTCGATGAGGCCATCGACGAAGCCCTGATCAGCTTCATGTCGCAGCGCAAGGCGGAATTTCCAGACAGCAACATCTAA
- the bmt gene encoding betaine--homocysteine S-methyltransferase, protein MSRLEDLLAEKGTLLADGATGTNLFDMGLTSGDPPEEWNVTEPDKIRALHRNFVEAGADIILTNTFGANRHRLKLHKLEGRVHELNAAAAGLAREVADSAGRAVIVGGSIGPTGELFVPLGALTHQDAVASFTEQAQGLKDGGADVLWIETMSAAEEMKAAAEAAASVDMPFVVTASFDTAGRTMMGLKPAGLGALTGDFACTPVAYGSNCGVGASDLLAAILEITQAYPDAVVIAKANCGIPVIQGDAVVYTGTPELMGDYARLAMDAGARIIGGCCGTSYAHLAAMRAAIDTHKAGTRPGVDEVIAHLGPLVSPPAAETGDDESAGRRGRRRRG, encoded by the coding sequence GTGAGCAGACTTGAGGATCTTCTGGCGGAAAAGGGCACGCTGCTTGCCGACGGGGCGACGGGAACGAATCTCTTCGACATGGGGCTGACGTCGGGCGATCCGCCGGAGGAGTGGAACGTCACCGAACCGGACAAGATCCGCGCGCTGCACCGCAACTTCGTCGAGGCCGGCGCCGACATCATCCTGACCAACACTTTTGGCGCCAACCGGCATCGCCTGAAGCTGCACAAGCTGGAGGGCCGGGTGCACGAGTTGAACGCCGCCGCCGCCGGTCTGGCGCGAGAAGTCGCCGACAGCGCCGGACGCGCCGTGATCGTAGGTGGCTCCATCGGCCCGACGGGCGAGCTGTTCGTGCCGCTTGGCGCGCTCACCCACCAGGATGCGGTTGCAAGCTTCACCGAACAGGCGCAGGGGCTGAAGGACGGCGGCGCGGATGTGCTCTGGATCGAGACGATGTCGGCTGCGGAGGAAATGAAGGCGGCCGCCGAGGCCGCCGCATCCGTCGACATGCCCTTCGTGGTGACGGCGAGTTTCGACACCGCCGGGCGCACGATGATGGGGCTGAAACCGGCCGGTCTCGGCGCGCTCACGGGCGATTTCGCCTGCACCCCCGTGGCTTACGGCTCGAACTGTGGGGTCGGGGCGTCGGATCTGCTCGCCGCGATCCTTGAGATCACGCAGGCCTATCCCGACGCCGTCGTGATCGCCAAGGCGAATTGCGGCATTCCGGTCATTCAGGGCGACGCGGTGGTCTACACCGGCACGCCGGAACTGATGGGCGACTATGCAAGGCTCGCGATGGATGCCGGCGCGCGCATCATCGGCGGCTGCTGCGGCACGTCCTACGCCCATCTGGCGGCGATGCGCGCCGCCATCGACACGCACAAGGCGGGCACACGCCCAGGCGTTGACGAAGTGATTGCCCACCTCGGCCCGCTGGTCTCCCCTCCGGCGGCAGAGACCGGCGACGACGAAAGCGCCGGGCGGCGCGGGAGACGACGGAGGGGGTGA
- a CDS encoding FAD-dependent oxidoreductase gives MSAFPDKARIVIVGLGGIVGASVAHHLIERGWSDIVGIDKSGIPTDIGSTAHASDFCYATSHDYLSTWTALYSIDFFDRMGNYERCGGFEVARAGDDAWMEEIRRKVSSGKAFGTRAHLVTAAEIKEKFPLIEEDQIQGGLYDPDAGLVVPRSQAVAGKLVDEGEKLGALKAFANTPAKSLIVEDGRIAGVVTHRGTIRADHVIVCAGLWGRLIANMVGEDLPVMPVDHPLTFFGPFNEFAGTGKDIGYPLLRDQGNSAYMRDTGDPKTTEGGQIEWGYYETDTPRLCHPRDLQEKEEARLSPSQRDLELEQVIEPLERAMELTPVLAELGYNETWSFNGLLQVSAAGGPSCGESQKVRGLWYCVAIWVKDAPGFGKLIADWITDGRTEIDHAAIDYSRFYAHQTEESYIEGRCYEAAQKIYFPAIHPREPYASARGVKRSPFYEREVELGGHFMELGGWERAHGYAANDHLLEKYGNRIPVRENEWDARHFWRVSNAEHLALSEDCGVINLSHFYMFDVEGPDHVALLEWLCAAKIGGDGNIGKGIYTHFLDDAGMVRADLTVFRMADRCRIVDGADAGPRDFHYVKRMAEDKGFDVTVTDVSEDYTTIGIWGPNARDNLKKVVTDPAALDPENFPFAAIRRIEIAGKSVTALRLSYVGEQGWELHMDYADGLAVWDALRALGITAVGVETYANSRRLEKSLRLQNADLLTQYNLYEADLARPKVKEADFRGKEKHLEYRARDRQPAMLCTLVMSDNTDANGVARFPVGTLPVVDPKTGETLVDELGRRSYTTSIAYGPTVGKNIALAYLPQEVAEVGRKLAVEYFSESFPVEVAGVGYAPLYDPQNLKPRS, from the coding sequence ATGTCAGCGTTTCCTGACAAGGCACGGATCGTCATCGTCGGTCTGGGCGGTATCGTGGGCGCGTCCGTCGCGCATCACCTGATCGAGCGCGGCTGGAGCGACATCGTCGGCATCGACAAGTCGGGCATTCCCACCGACATCGGATCGACGGCGCATGCCTCCGATTTCTGCTATGCGACCAGCCACGATTATCTGTCGACCTGGACGGCGCTCTATTCGATCGATTTCTTCGACCGGATGGGCAACTACGAGCGCTGCGGCGGCTTTGAGGTCGCGCGCGCCGGCGACGATGCCTGGATGGAGGAGATCAGGCGCAAGGTCTCCTCGGGCAAGGCCTTCGGCACGCGCGCGCATCTCGTCACCGCGGCCGAGATCAAGGAAAAATTCCCGCTGATCGAGGAGGATCAGATCCAGGGCGGGCTGTACGACCCGGACGCCGGCCTCGTCGTGCCGCGCTCGCAGGCGGTCGCCGGCAAGCTCGTCGACGAGGGCGAGAAGCTGGGCGCGCTCAAGGCCTTCGCCAACACGCCGGCGAAGTCGCTGATCGTCGAGGACGGGCGTATCGCTGGCGTCGTCACCCATCGCGGCACGATCCGCGCCGATCACGTCATCGTCTGCGCCGGCCTGTGGGGGCGGCTGATCGCCAATATGGTCGGCGAGGATCTTCCCGTCATGCCGGTCGACCATCCGCTGACCTTCTTCGGCCCGTTCAACGAGTTCGCGGGAACCGGCAAGGACATCGGCTATCCGCTGCTGCGCGACCAGGGCAACTCCGCCTATATGCGCGACACCGGCGACCCGAAGACCACCGAGGGCGGCCAGATCGAGTGGGGTTACTACGAGACTGACACTCCGCGCCTGTGTCACCCGCGCGACCTGCAGGAAAAGGAAGAAGCGCGCCTGTCGCCCTCGCAGCGCGACCTGGAGCTGGAGCAGGTGATCGAGCCGCTCGAGCGCGCCATGGAACTGACACCGGTGCTGGCCGAACTCGGCTACAACGAGACCTGGTCGTTCAACGGGTTGTTGCAGGTCTCCGCCGCCGGCGGGCCGTCCTGCGGCGAAAGCCAGAAGGTGCGCGGCCTGTGGTATTGCGTCGCGATCTGGGTGAAGGACGCGCCGGGCTTCGGCAAGCTGATCGCCGACTGGATCACCGACGGGCGCACGGAAATCGACCACGCGGCCATCGATTATTCGCGCTTCTATGCGCATCAGACGGAAGAAAGCTACATCGAGGGGCGCTGCTACGAGGCGGCGCAGAAGATCTATTTCCCCGCGATCCATCCGCGCGAGCCCTATGCCAGCGCGCGCGGCGTCAAGCGCTCGCCGTTCTACGAGCGCGAGGTGGAGCTTGGCGGCCATTTCATGGAGCTCGGCGGCTGGGAGCGCGCCCATGGCTATGCCGCCAACGACCACCTGCTGGAGAAATACGGCAACCGCATCCCGGTCCGCGAGAACGAGTGGGACGCCCGCCATTTCTGGCGCGTCTCAAACGCCGAGCACCTGGCGCTGAGCGAGGACTGCGGGGTGATCAACCTGTCGCACTTCTACATGTTCGACGTCGAGGGACCGGACCATGTCGCGCTGCTGGAATGGCTCTGCGCCGCGAAGATCGGCGGCGACGGCAACATCGGCAAGGGCATCTACACCCATTTCCTCGACGACGCGGGTATGGTGCGCGCCGATCTGACCGTGTTCCGCATGGCCGACCGCTGCCGCATCGTCGACGGGGCGGACGCCGGCCCGCGCGACTTCCACTACGTGAAGCGGATGGCTGAGGACAAGGGCTTCGACGTCACTGTCACCGATGTCAGCGAGGACTATACCACCATCGGCATCTGGGGCCCGAACGCGCGCGACAACCTCAAGAAGGTCGTGACCGATCCGGCTGCGCTCGACCCGGAAAACTTCCCCTTCGCCGCGATCCGCCGGATCGAGATCGCCGGAAAATCCGTTACCGCGCTCAGGCTCTCCTATGTCGGTGAGCAGGGCTGGGAACTGCACATGGACTATGCCGATGGACTTGCCGTGTGGGACGCCCTGCGCGCGCTCGGCATCACGGCCGTCGGCGTCGAGACCTATGCCAACTCCAGGCGGCTTGAAAAATCGCTGCGCCTGCAAAATGCGGATCTTCTGACCCAGTACAATCTCTATGAGGCCGATCTTGCCCGTCCCAAGGTCAAGGAGGCGGACTTCCGTGGCAAGGAAAAGCATCTGGAGTACCGCGCCCGCGACCGTCAGCCCGCGATGCTGTGCACGCTGGTAATGAGTGACAACACCGATGCCAATGGCGTTGCCCGCTTCCCCGTCGGCACGCTTCCGGTGGTCGATCCCAAAACCGGCGAGACGCTGGTCGATGAACTGGGCCGCCGGTCCTACACCACCTCCATCGCCTACGGGCCGACGGTGGGCAAGAACATCGCGCTCGCCTATCTGCCGCAGGAGGTCGCGGAAGTCGGCCGCAAACTGGCGGTGGAGTATTTCTCGGAAAGCTTCCCCGTCGAGGTGGCGGGCGTCGGCTATGCGCCGCTCTATGATCCGCAGAACCTGAAGCCGAGGAGCTGA
- a CDS encoding polysaccharide pyruvyl transferase family protein yields the protein MTDILLTTYPDHKSRNVGDALITASTVSLLRRKWPDFDPVVLFREKSLEGFTKRVRHNVIAPGFSISNGTYPGLYKLFEDLDRIDGFFPLGCSYQHMDASPAAFLDVSIDAATRAFLTAMAAKHGPFPCRDEMIVKRLRHFDVPAIYSGDMALFDAERVGTDPVPVPEVPAVAVSLQHGISYLEQSVELLKAVKKRFPDSRRYVALHSARSPLAAILEARAKQLGFEPLHLFGAAEGLDAYGEIDLHIGYRLHAHIHFIRNRKPSVLMVEDARSFGFSRTPGTAHGCIQASHGRLGDPDEDAVDRAMAFLQTQIERGFAEYEKVFGFVDATYRSVIDPAMDRIVEHLRRSKEVSPASREMADEPPDAPDGEATGGTPADEATPSAQR from the coding sequence ATGACAGATATCTTGCTCACCACCTATCCGGACCACAAGTCGCGGAATGTCGGCGATGCGCTGATCACCGCCTCGACAGTGTCGCTTCTTCGCAGGAAATGGCCGGACTTCGATCCGGTGGTGTTGTTCCGCGAAAAGAGCCTGGAGGGGTTCACCAAGAGAGTGCGGCACAATGTGATTGCGCCCGGATTTTCAATCTCGAATGGCACCTATCCCGGTCTCTACAAGCTGTTTGAGGATCTCGACCGGATCGACGGGTTCTTTCCGCTCGGCTGCTCCTACCAGCATATGGATGCGTCTCCGGCCGCTTTCCTCGATGTTTCCATCGACGCCGCGACGCGCGCGTTTCTGACCGCGATGGCCGCGAAGCATGGGCCGTTCCCGTGTCGCGACGAGATGATCGTGAAGCGGCTGCGGCACTTCGATGTTCCGGCAATCTACTCGGGCGACATGGCGCTGTTCGATGCCGAGCGGGTCGGCACCGATCCGGTTCCGGTCCCGGAGGTGCCCGCGGTCGCCGTGAGCCTGCAGCACGGCATCAGCTATCTCGAGCAGAGTGTCGAGCTGTTGAAGGCTGTCAAAAAGCGCTTCCCCGATTCGCGCCGCTATGTGGCGCTCCACAGCGCCCGCAGTCCGTTGGCGGCGATCCTCGAGGCGCGCGCGAAGCAGCTCGGCTTCGAGCCGTTGCATCTCTTTGGAGCGGCCGAAGGGCTCGACGCCTATGGGGAGATCGATCTTCACATCGGCTACAGGCTGCACGCCCATATTCATTTCATCCGCAATCGCAAACCGTCGGTTCTGATGGTCGAGGACGCCAGGTCTTTCGGCTTTTCGCGCACGCCGGGCACGGCGCACGGCTGCATTCAGGCCTCGCACGGACGGTTGGGCGATCCCGACGAGGACGCGGTGGACCGCGCTATGGCGTTTTTGCAGACGCAGATCGAGCGCGGGTTTGCCGAATACGAAAAGGTCTTCGGTTTCGTCGACGCGACCTATCGCTCCGTGATCGACCCGGCGATGGACAGGATCGTCGAACATCTGCGACGGTCGAAAGAGGTCTCCCCAGCGTCCCGCGAGATGGCGGATGAACCCCCGGACGCGCCTGACGGCGAGGCCACCGGCGGCACTCCCGCAGACGAGGCAACGCCGTCTGCTCAGCGATAG
- a CDS encoding ABC transporter permease — MAQLTSTIAPAPPLSRRARIARAAARHGTGLAVIVALFLALVLVGPLLAPHDPYDANILNRLAAPGLDYPLGTDAMGRCLLSRLLYGARLTTLSALAVVLSAASVGTLAGAFSGYFGGTADRVLMRLCEGISVLPALAVAMIIAGVLGLGLQAVILALAAVHWTEYARLVRNVTMVERAKTYVVAAEALGVPRPVIIRRHLLPNILGPLLAMGSYSMSWVILSFAGLSFLGLGVEPGAPEWGRMIAEARNHLREHPRLVLVPGLTIMAFVILINLLGDALGDRLRDGRTNYLATRS, encoded by the coding sequence ATGGCGCAGCTCACCTCCACGATCGCCCCCGCCCCGCCCCTTTCGAGGCGCGCCCGCATCGCGCGCGCCGCCGCGCGCCATGGCACCGGCCTTGCCGTCATCGTCGCGCTTTTTCTGGCGCTGGTGCTGGTCGGCCCGCTGCTTGCCCCGCACGACCCTTATGACGCCAACATTCTCAACCGGCTGGCTGCGCCCGGCCTCGACTATCCGCTCGGCACCGACGCCATGGGCCGCTGCCTGCTCTCGCGCCTGCTGTATGGCGCGAGGCTCACGACGCTGTCCGCACTTGCCGTCGTCCTTTCCGCCGCGTCCGTCGGGACCCTGGCCGGCGCATTCAGCGGCTATTTCGGCGGCACGGCGGACCGGGTGCTGATGCGTCTGTGCGAAGGCATTTCGGTCCTGCCCGCGCTGGCCGTCGCCATGATCATCGCCGGTGTGCTCGGCCTCGGCCTGCAGGCGGTGATCCTTGCGCTCGCCGCCGTGCACTGGACGGAATACGCCCGGCTCGTGCGCAACGTCACGATGGTGGAGCGGGCAAAGACCTATGTGGTCGCCGCCGAAGCGCTCGGAGTTCCCCGTCCGGTGATCATCCGCCGCCACCTCCTTCCCAACATCCTCGGCCCGCTGCTGGCGATGGGCAGCTATTCGATGTCCTGGGTGATCCTGTCCTTCGCCGGACTGAGTTTTCTGGGCCTCGGCGTCGAACCCGGCGCCCCCGAATGGGGCCGCATGATCGCCGAGGCCCGCAACCATCTGCGCGAACACCCGAGGCTCGTGCTCGTGCCGGGCCTCACCATCATGGCCTTCGTCATCCTGATCAATCTCCTCGGCGACGCCCTTGGAGACCGGTTGCGCGACGGCCGCACCAACTACCTTGCAACAAGGAGCTGA
- a CDS encoding ABC transporter substrate-binding protein, which yields MTLRLTRLRKLALAALTTAALLAPGAAATADTPSDTLVVATMWEALPLSMKPRRSRFFNESEILDTLVKLDFDMKLIPGLATSWERVAPTVWRFTLRDNVTFHDGTPFDAEAAKFSLERVIALLPYAADLLSIKSMTAVDPLTLEIETAVPFAALPNQLTDAITGIYAKASFNDAGEFVKPVGTGPWVFADYRKQDRTIVERFDGYWGETPELKTIEYRYIPDHNARALALETGEVDFVVHLLPSDVARLSRDDSFKVYQDESAGLYYGAFNAGEKSVLNDVRIRKAVNLLVDRELVVKGALDGIGSPAWTFFPSSFPWWSEKVEPYEVDTQAAAALLREAGYEKTDGNWTKDGEQLTLRILSYSSRAEMPTITEAMAILLQQQGIATDVKMYTWNGMLDLVRQGDYDVSVVFWTPEMTGHPDLHLKSQFHSKAGLNHQNWANAEFDALVDKGRTLDAGPEAFAVYERAQQVLQQDAPIIPLVHKVYVAASSASVEGYKVHPSGFFYDFKTVTKN from the coding sequence ATGACCCTTCGTCTCACCCGGCTGCGCAAGCTCGCGCTCGCGGCCCTGACCACAGCAGCCCTGCTCGCACCCGGAGCGGCTGCGACTGCGGACACACCGTCCGACACGCTCGTCGTCGCCACCATGTGGGAAGCCCTGCCGCTGTCGATGAAACCGCGCCGCAGCCGCTTCTTCAATGAAAGCGAGATCCTCGACACGCTGGTCAAGCTCGACTTCGACATGAAGCTGATCCCCGGGCTGGCCACCTCCTGGGAGCGCGTCGCACCGACCGTGTGGCGCTTTACCCTGCGCGACAACGTCACCTTCCACGACGGCACGCCCTTTGACGCCGAGGCCGCGAAGTTCTCGCTCGAACGCGTCATCGCGCTGCTGCCCTACGCCGCCGATCTCCTCTCGATCAAGTCGATGACCGCCGTCGATCCGCTCACGCTTGAAATCGAGACCGCCGTACCCTTCGCGGCGCTGCCCAACCAGCTCACCGACGCCATCACCGGGATCTACGCAAAGGCGTCCTTCAATGATGCCGGCGAATTCGTCAAGCCGGTGGGCACCGGTCCCTGGGTCTTCGCCGACTATCGCAAGCAGGACCGCACGATCGTGGAGCGGTTCGACGGCTACTGGGGCGAGACCCCCGAACTCAAGACCATCGAATACCGCTACATTCCCGACCACAACGCCCGCGCGCTGGCGCTGGAGACGGGCGAGGTCGACTTCGTCGTGCACCTGCTTCCCTCCGACGTCGCCCGCCTGTCGCGCGACGACAGTTTCAAGGTCTACCAGGACGAAAGCGCCGGCCTCTACTACGGCGCCTTCAACGCCGGCGAAAAGAGCGTTCTGAACGACGTGCGCATCCGCAAGGCGGTGAACCTGCTCGTCGACCGGGAACTCGTCGTCAAGGGCGCGCTCGACGGCATCGGGTCGCCGGCCTGGACCTTCTTTCCCTCCTCCTTCCCGTGGTGGAGCGAAAAGGTCGAGCCGTATGAGGTCGACACTCAGGCCGCCGCCGCGCTCCTGCGCGAGGCCGGCTACGAAAAGACCGACGGCAACTGGACGAAGGACGGCGAGCAACTGACGCTGCGCATCCTGAGCTACTCCAGCCGCGCGGAAATGCCGACGATCACCGAGGCAATGGCCATCCTGCTCCAGCAGCAGGGCATCGCCACGGATGTGAAGATGTACACCTGGAACGGCATGCTCGACCTCGTTCGGCAGGGCGACTACGACGTCTCCGTCGTGTTCTGGACCCCGGAGATGACCGGACATCCCGACCTGCACCTGAAGTCGCAGTTTCACTCGAAAGCCGGTCTCAACCACCAGAACTGGGCGAACGCGGAGTTCGACGCGCTGGTCGACAAGGGCCGCACCCTCGACGCCGGCCCCGAAGCCTTCGCCGTCTACGAGCGGGCCCAGCAGGTCCTTCAGCAGGATGCCCCGATCATCCCGCTGGTGCACAAGGTCTATGTCGCCGCCTCGAGCGCGTCGGTCGAGGGCTACAAGGTTCACCCGTCGGGCTTCTTCTACGACTTCAAGACCGTCACCAAGAACTGA
- a CDS encoding ABC transporter permease: MIRLLLIRLASTCALLVAISIAGFALLRLLPGDFAEVLLMSQMDGTLPSAEAVARFSAENGFDAPLPLQYLRWLGEVLTGDFGVSMVTGEPVLSDLELRVWASLKLALAALGLALVIALPVGALCAAFPGSALDRALAAFAVVGMSIPNFWYALLLALFFALTLGWLPSTGYGTAAHIVLPAIAIATSISGILARYVRGCLLEELSQPYVRTARAKGLSQPRVLLGHAAPNIFPAVLTLTGMQLARIFDGMIIVETLFGWPGIGRMMVEALLARDYAVIQACFLVIAGGYAIVNLAVDYTIALYDPRVREMV; this comes from the coding sequence ATGATCCGCCTCCTGCTCATCCGGCTTGCCTCCACCTGCGCCCTGCTTGTCGCGATCTCGATCGCCGGCTTCGCGCTGTTGCGCCTGCTGCCGGGCGATTTCGCGGAAGTCCTGCTGATGTCCCAAATGGATGGCACCTTGCCAAGCGCGGAGGCCGTGGCGCGGTTTTCCGCCGAAAATGGCTTCGACGCGCCGCTTCCGCTGCAATACCTGCGCTGGCTCGGCGAGGTTCTTACCGGCGATTTCGGCGTCTCCATGGTGACCGGCGAGCCGGTTCTGTCGGATCTGGAACTGCGCGTCTGGGCCTCGCTGAAGCTTGCGCTGGCCGCGCTCGGGCTGGCGCTTGTCATTGCGCTTCCGGTCGGGGCACTCTGCGCCGCCTTTCCCGGCAGCGCGCTCGACCGGGCGCTTGCCGCCTTTGCGGTCGTCGGCATGTCGATCCCGAATTTCTGGTACGCGCTGCTGCTGGCCCTCTTCTTCGCGCTGACGCTCGGGTGGCTGCCCAGCACCGGCTACGGCACGGCCGCGCATATCGTGCTCCCGGCGATTGCCATCGCCACGTCGATCTCCGGCATTCTCGCGCGTTATGTGCGCGGCTGCCTGCTGGAGGAATTGTCGCAGCCCTATGTGCGCACGGCCCGCGCCAAGGGCCTGTCGCAGCCGCGGGTTCTTCTCGGCCACGCCGCCCCCAACATCTTTCCCGCCGTCCTCACCCTGACGGGCATGCAGCTGGCGCGGATCTTCGACGGCATGATCATCGTCGAGACCCTGTTCGGCTGGCCCGGCATCGGCCGGATGATGGTCGAGGCGCTGCTCGCGCGCGACTATGCCGTCATCCAGGCCTGTTTTCTCGTCATCGCCGGCGGCTATGCGATCGTCAATCTCGCAGTTGATTATACAATCGCGCTCTACGATCCGCGCGTGCGGGAGATGGTGTGA
- a CDS encoding DUF1194 domain-containing protein → MLRATFIAAIAGLAVVPLARAEVAVDVALVLAVDVSRSMSHEEMRIQRRGYAAAISSPEVLRAIAQGPRGRIAVTLFEWAGDHHAREIVGWTMIETRADAEAVAAKLLSAYSQGERRTSISGGIDHAVGLLETMPYAAQRRVIDVSGDGPNNQGLPVTVARDAAVRKGITINGLPLMTEGGYGTIFNIPDLDEYYRRCVIGGPGAFMIPVDDWDQFAEAVRRKLVLEIGGLMPPGVPDADARVMPAQFDFQPPYDCLVGEKIWRERGW, encoded by the coding sequence ATGCTTCGGGCGACTTTCATTGCCGCAATTGCCGGTCTCGCGGTTGTGCCGCTGGCGCGCGCCGAGGTCGCCGTCGACGTCGCGCTCGTTCTGGCCGTCGACGTGTCGCGCTCGATGTCGCATGAGGAGATGCGCATCCAGCGACGCGGCTATGCGGCGGCCATTTCCAGCCCCGAGGTGTTGCGCGCGATTGCGCAAGGTCCGCGCGGGCGGATCGCGGTGACGCTGTTTGAATGGGCGGGCGACCATCATGCGCGCGAGATCGTCGGCTGGACGATGATCGAAACCCGCGCCGACGCCGAAGCCGTGGCGGCGAAGCTGCTGTCCGCGTACAGCCAGGGCGAACGCCGCACGTCGATCTCGGGCGGCATCGATCATGCCGTCGGCCTTCTGGAGACGATGCCCTATGCGGCGCAGCGCCGCGTGATCGACGTTTCGGGCGACGGGCCGAACAATCAGGGCCTGCCGGTGACGGTTGCCCGTGATGCAGCCGTCCGAAAAGGCATCACCATCAACGGTCTGCCGCTGATGACGGAAGGCGGCTACGGCACGATCTTCAACATCCCCGATCTCGACGAATACTATCGCCGCTGCGTGATCGGCGGACCGGGCGCCTTCATGATCCCGGTCGACGACTGGGACCAGTTCGCCGAGGCCGTGCGGCGCAAGCTGGTGCTGGAAATCGGCGGGCTGATGCCGCCGGGCGTGCCGGATGCCGATGCCCGCGTGATGCCGGCGCAGTTCGATTTCCAGCCTCCCTACGATTGTCTCGTGGGCGAGAAGATCTGGCGTGAGCGCGGCTGGTAG